One region of Pseudomonas sp. ABC1 genomic DNA includes:
- a CDS encoding filamentous hemagglutinin N-terminal domain-containing protein: MSRKKKGTQSFIKAVSVSVIGASSSVALAAPTGGTVVSGGITIGSMNNNELVITQALQKGIINWTDFSIDAGELVRFAQSAGNDSITLNRVLGSQVSNIQGALQANGNIFLINPNGIVFGAGSQIDVAGLLATTFDVTDSSFLSGGQLEFSQVAGKDLASIANQGTITSGAGGFVYLVAPKVDNSGFVIANVGRVTMAAGDRFTVNLQGSNLINFSVTGDSLAAATGSDLEGVKNSGTVTAQTVLLQGNAASGLMSSVVNNSGIIEATELTIDAGDIVQNGTVKGVATAATTTASLTAGKTITTGSNSSTRATTLNLTVKDEGASIGSEAGAVQVDADVLNATSQSGNVLVTDVSGGVALGEVKAGTPAAGGSVVITAQNGSITSADTSKANVTGYSAKLVADGAVGTDSTAVNTQVGVLSASTQNGGINVDNDGALILGDVIAREQITVGGQTTVSGAVDSSGSITLSNGSTGTRNVKVSASEGVIVTGTVSATNSLTVASDTGSILAAQAGTSLVGRTINLSAGGAVGDASQALSTQSNTLNASASDGGVYVNESNGLTVGTITAAGANNDVVLGATQGNLTVGSITAAGAAVTLTAGNGSIISASGSTTNVTAKDLIATAKSGIATSAKKLGTSVDTLTATTTAAQAGVYATNDKALEALSVTTPNGDTNVAFSGGALTYSRNTNGLALTRLQAMDVSFSNTAAGLKLSGIDAGSDKSVSLTAAGDITQGSGSVVAKDLTLDASGSIGAVGTALQTQASELTLTSRNGIANVANTSTDLALTANATSTNGAVSINQSGNLEVNSVNAKAAVNLTAGGAVTAAASAPGTVISAGSLNVTAASIGSATKALSSKVAGAVNLTATNGDVNFSNIGAITLLDVLASNGKIAFQNSGDTVVGQLQASGTIDFKVSGNVTDGNGSAANFITSGLSAAVKSFGTSGDAIEIQVDELVIDAANGGIYARQASGNLISLKQITSGGTGSDIQIQADGSIKLGNVNAGGNNVKIAAGGSIEDGRTSTASANVVARSLDISAPNGIGQQGDLALDVSFLSAAGGTGGVTATNAGAVAVDASSLTGKGTSAINIVATAITILDNSGGTITMDGGSLVLKATSGNIVFLNQNDTIYLPGGGSITLIATSKSSVEVPGYDGVIIAGNLKTDGGNITLQAQSNITIGMLDAGTTGNVTVASAGGVILDGNGTAQNIRGNVVSLTASTPSEYTAELTRDTAIAEYSARDAEAAAKLLQLNILIQQLKDYEALVTSATLQNSLAELTQRLAEIAANNQSNKVDSMSKVADGLNTALNAATVVRNAAAVIAGAAQAIPFSGDAGADAAFAVVDLVMSAASLALDSYERYSLAPEQDQLVELNNTLDVANAAIYTAATNLATTTAIRDTTATSKAAADLAVFKANTARDAALQVRRQAVAAYNLNQQIDSSADKPLGITANRLNINNGAALDSSLYLDSTGNLGLGDISVASGEKIVASATGNIGVVGDVVSDTFIGLNAGNAILGQGGTLFSPDMLLVAGNGIGANQAVNTQTDRLAADAGNGGVAIVNANGGALLTIGSQGAVKGITGAGDISVTTDGSLQIDQLVKDSTHTHTVSLTSTGGSIIDGNTVERNVQGGTLVASAAGSIDLDTEVDTLDVEVTDAGDITLREANAVTARNLRTASGDIDLNAGGAVVVGSLDAGTGQIDLHVAGAVEDDQDNATLIIADTLNIQATGSVGAVGSNATRALDTQVNTVNVTASGEVNLAEVDDLTIGLLETDHGNVTVTTGGDLNLGALTTGTDVDTVTLIAGQAINSVRDDEASNIDAANLAMSAGSGIGQRKGLAVRVDRLEASGGTGGILVADLDGGLTIGGVTPNLGNPAILGLNTQGGNILVGTLEGDLTVDEAVDNSGSGQIMLVAVEGDVSIAQGAPVTGNGDIAVMAGGNLLQDATVQSVDGSILLQAAGDLTQNALVNTGNGNISVIAGADLLMSADTRIDGTGNVTYSAEGNASLQQITTGTGNLLLSADGDLTQNALLNTGSGNITVSSGADLLMNADTRIDGTGNVTYSAVGDARLQQITTGTGNLLLSADGDLTQNALLNTGSGNITVSSGADLLMNADTRIDGTGNVTYSAVGDASLQRITTGTGNLLLSAGGDLIQNALLNTGNGNITVDAGADLVMLANTRIDGTGDIAYSAGGDASLTNLSTQTGDITVEADGDVQQSGTLSVAEGDVSVSAEGDLSMSDGALVAVGQGNIEYAAGGDLLIDELYTMDGNVALSARDGRIDVHGDADYNVSAKGLVASAGEGIGSLTNALRSDIDNLTASTVNGSIIVDEADDIVLDNVSATNGSIQLTAGDIEIDQLEGEQINLVSSGNVSTLANGLVKGGDLYVNATTGVDLRTEVDTASVSVSGAGSSLKLDETDAITLTSLITDGGDIEVTAAGQIGVGHVDAGTGDVLLQSGEDIVTQRPGLFGRLLSLFSLPVGGITGDRIQLEAASGIGNGTQGALSVTGNTLDASSVAGDIILEQSQAVTLERVTTGNGNVDVTVLDGDAVIGEVSGSGSVSLTADNGQLLDDGDQSTKVRAGGLNLAASTGIGSSGALQTQATSLDAVVSGAGDIFIQEQDGLDRLDASTANGNVQVVSNSGNLAVGQIDAQGHSVRLQTLDGAILDANGNTASNINAQRLDLLAARGVGQSGNALDVNVESLAAVGGNGGIRLNSLSNGELSLSSQSGTALTASQGDIVLTAAGDLGLDGDIENTGGGNIVLTAGNIRQDADIGTSGSGNVSLDSSGSIIMAASSATHAGNGQVSYKAANTLTVAEVQTSSNPGGGKVVFVAPLILDNLPGVANVRAWEVSLSSQNGNSALIKELMGDLNDSSRVDLGARVIGGSLAESRRFMEALLQPTLVQRTPTEQVFATGLLSDAQIRPVRGFVEGENGVMVYSK; encoded by the coding sequence ATGTCCCGCAAGAAGAAAGGTACACAGAGCTTCATCAAGGCGGTCTCGGTTTCCGTGATCGGCGCCAGCAGCTCGGTAGCATTGGCAGCCCCGACCGGCGGCACCGTCGTCAGTGGCGGCATCACCATCGGCTCGATGAACAACAACGAACTGGTGATCACCCAGGCCCTGCAGAAAGGCATCATCAACTGGACCGACTTCAGCATCGACGCCGGTGAGCTGGTGCGTTTCGCCCAGAGTGCCGGTAACGACTCGATCACCCTGAACCGGGTGCTCGGCAGCCAGGTCTCGAACATTCAGGGCGCTCTGCAGGCCAACGGCAACATCTTCCTGATCAACCCCAACGGCATCGTCTTCGGTGCCGGTTCACAGATCGACGTGGCAGGCCTGCTGGCCACTACCTTCGATGTCACCGACTCCAGTTTCCTCAGTGGCGGCCAGCTCGAGTTCAGCCAGGTTGCGGGCAAGGACCTGGCAAGCATCGCCAACCAGGGCACCATCACCAGCGGCGCTGGTGGCTTCGTCTACCTGGTCGCGCCGAAAGTCGACAACTCCGGCTTCGTGATCGCCAACGTCGGTCGCGTGACCATGGCCGCCGGTGACCGCTTCACGGTCAACCTGCAAGGCAGCAACCTGATCAACTTCAGCGTCACCGGCGATTCCCTGGCCGCGGCCACCGGCAGCGACCTGGAAGGCGTCAAGAACAGCGGTACCGTCACTGCCCAGACCGTGCTCCTGCAGGGCAATGCGGCCAGCGGCCTGATGAGCTCGGTAGTCAACAACAGCGGCATCATCGAAGCCACCGAACTGACCATCGACGCGGGCGACATCGTCCAGAATGGCACCGTCAAGGGCGTCGCCACCGCGGCAACCACCACCGCCAGCCTGACGGCCGGCAAGACCATCACCACCGGCAGCAACAGCTCGACCCGTGCTACTACCCTGAACCTGACCGTGAAGGACGAAGGCGCCTCGATCGGTTCGGAAGCGGGCGCGGTTCAGGTCGATGCCGATGTGCTCAATGCCACCTCGCAGAGCGGCAACGTGCTGGTCACCGACGTCAGCGGCGGCGTCGCGTTGGGCGAAGTCAAGGCCGGTACCCCGGCCGCGGGCGGCAGTGTGGTGATCACCGCGCAGAACGGCAGCATCACGTCCGCCGACACCAGCAAGGCCAACGTCACCGGTTACTCGGCCAAGCTGGTCGCCGACGGTGCTGTCGGTACCGACAGCACCGCGGTCAACACCCAGGTCGGCGTGCTTTCCGCCTCGACCCAGAACGGCGGTATCAACGTCGACAACGACGGTGCGCTGATCCTCGGCGACGTGATTGCTCGCGAGCAGATCACCGTTGGCGGTCAGACCACGGTCTCCGGCGCGGTGGACAGCAGCGGCTCGATCACCCTGAGCAACGGCAGCACCGGCACCCGGAACGTCAAGGTCAGTGCCAGCGAAGGCGTCATCGTCACCGGCACCGTATCGGCCACCAACAGCCTGACCGTCGCCTCCGACACCGGCAGCATCCTGGCTGCCCAGGCGGGTACCTCGCTGGTCGGTCGCACCATCAACCTGTCTGCCGGTGGCGCGGTTGGCGATGCCTCACAGGCCCTGAGCACCCAGAGCAACACCCTCAACGCCAGCGCCAGCGATGGCGGCGTGTATGTGAATGAGAGCAACGGCCTGACCGTCGGCACCATTACCGCTGCCGGTGCGAACAACGACGTGGTGCTCGGCGCGACCCAGGGCAATCTCACCGTCGGCAGCATCACCGCCGCCGGCGCAGCGGTAACCTTGACCGCCGGCAACGGCAGCATCATCTCCGCCAGCGGCTCGACCACCAACGTCACCGCCAAGGACCTGATCGCCACCGCCAAGTCCGGTATCGCCACCTCGGCGAAGAAGCTGGGCACCAGCGTCGACACCCTGACCGCCACCACCACCGCGGCCCAGGCCGGCGTCTACGCCACTAACGACAAGGCCCTGGAAGCGCTCTCGGTGACCACGCCGAACGGTGACACCAACGTCGCCTTCAGTGGCGGCGCGCTGACCTACAGCCGCAACACCAATGGCCTGGCGCTGACCCGCCTGCAGGCCATGGACGTGTCTTTCAGCAACACCGCTGCGGGCCTCAAGCTCAGCGGCATCGATGCCGGTAGCGACAAGAGCGTCTCCCTGACCGCCGCCGGTGACATTACCCAGGGTAGCGGCAGCGTGGTCGCCAAGGACCTGACCCTCGACGCCTCGGGCAGCATCGGCGCCGTCGGCACCGCGTTGCAGACCCAGGCCAGCGAGCTGACCCTGACCAGCCGCAACGGCATCGCCAACGTCGCCAACACCTCGACCGACCTGGCCCTGACCGCGAACGCCACCTCGACCAACGGTGCCGTCAGCATCAACCAGAGCGGCAACCTGGAAGTGAACTCGGTCAACGCCAAGGCCGCAGTCAACCTGACCGCCGGCGGCGCCGTGACCGCGGCTGCCAGCGCACCGGGCACGGTGATTTCCGCAGGTTCCCTGAACGTCACCGCCGCTTCGATCGGCAGCGCCACCAAGGCCCTGTCCAGCAAGGTCGCGGGCGCGGTGAACCTGACCGCCACCAACGGCGACGTCAACTTCTCCAACATCGGCGCCATCACCCTGCTGGACGTCCTCGCCAGCAACGGCAAGATCGCCTTCCAGAACTCGGGCGACACCGTGGTCGGCCAACTGCAGGCCAGCGGCACCATCGACTTCAAGGTGTCCGGCAACGTCACCGACGGCAACGGCTCGGCGGCCAACTTCATCACCAGTGGCCTGAGCGCCGCGGTGAAGTCGTTTGGCACCAGCGGCGATGCCATCGAGATCCAGGTCGACGAGCTGGTGATCGATGCAGCCAACGGCGGCATCTACGCCCGCCAGGCCAGCGGCAACCTGATTTCCCTGAAACAGATCACCAGCGGCGGCACCGGCAGCGACATCCAGATCCAGGCTGACGGCAGCATCAAGCTGGGCAACGTCAATGCCGGTGGCAACAACGTCAAGATCGCCGCCGGTGGCAGCATCGAAGACGGCCGCACCAGCACTGCCAGCGCCAACGTTGTCGCCCGCTCGCTGGACATCAGCGCGCCGAACGGCATCGGCCAGCAGGGCGATCTCGCTCTGGACGTCAGCTTCCTCTCCGCCGCTGGCGGTACCGGTGGCGTCACTGCGACCAACGCCGGCGCCGTGGCCGTCGACGCCAGCTCGCTGACCGGCAAGGGCACCAGCGCGATCAACATCGTCGCCACTGCCATCACCATCCTCGACAACAGCGGCGGCACCATCACCATGGATGGCGGTTCGCTGGTGTTGAAGGCGACCTCGGGCAACATCGTCTTCCTCAACCAGAACGACACCATCTACTTGCCGGGTGGCGGCAGCATCACCCTGATCGCGACCTCCAAATCCAGTGTCGAAGTCCCGGGCTATGACGGCGTGATCATCGCCGGCAACCTGAAGACCGACGGCGGCAACATCACCCTGCAGGCGCAGTCGAACATCACCATCGGCATGCTCGATGCCGGCACTACCGGCAACGTCACCGTGGCCTCGGCCGGCGGCGTGATCCTCGACGGCAACGGCACCGCGCAGAACATTCGCGGCAACGTTGTCAGCCTGACCGCCAGCACGCCGAGCGAGTACACCGCCGAGCTGACCCGCGACACCGCCATCGCCGAATACTCGGCGCGCGATGCCGAGGCAGCTGCCAAGCTGCTGCAACTGAACATACTGATCCAGCAGCTCAAGGACTATGAGGCGCTGGTCACCTCCGCCACCCTGCAGAACAGCCTGGCCGAGCTGACCCAGCGCCTGGCCGAAATCGCCGCGAACAACCAGTCGAACAAAGTGGACAGCATGTCGAAGGTCGCCGACGGCCTGAACACTGCCCTCAACGCTGCCACCGTGGTGCGTAACGCTGCGGCAGTGATCGCAGGTGCGGCGCAGGCCATCCCGTTCTCCGGTGACGCCGGTGCCGATGCGGCCTTCGCCGTGGTCGACCTGGTGATGTCCGCCGCTTCCCTGGCGCTGGACAGCTACGAGCGCTACAGCCTGGCGCCGGAGCAGGACCAACTGGTCGAACTGAACAACACCCTGGACGTGGCCAACGCCGCCATCTACACCGCCGCGACCAACCTGGCCACCACCACGGCGATCCGCGACACCACCGCGACCTCCAAGGCTGCCGCCGACCTCGCTGTATTCAAGGCCAACACCGCCCGCGATGCTGCCCTGCAAGTGCGCAGGCAGGCCGTGGCTGCCTACAACCTGAACCAGCAGATCGACAGTTCCGCCGACAAGCCGCTGGGTATCACCGCCAACCGCCTGAACATCAACAATGGCGCTGCCCTCGATTCGAGCCTGTACCTGGACTCCACCGGTAATCTCGGCCTGGGTGATATCAGTGTCGCCAGCGGCGAGAAGATTGTCGCCTCGGCCACCGGCAACATCGGTGTGGTCGGTGATGTGGTCAGCGATACCTTCATCGGCCTGAACGCCGGCAACGCCATCCTGGGTCAGGGCGGCACCCTGTTCTCGCCGGACATGCTGCTGGTCGCTGGCAACGGCATCGGTGCCAACCAGGCCGTCAACACCCAGACCGACCGCCTGGCGGCCGACGCCGGCAACGGCGGCGTAGCCATTGTCAACGCCAATGGCGGCGCCCTGCTGACCATCGGCAGCCAGGGTGCTGTCAAAGGCATCACCGGCGCAGGCGATATCAGCGTGACCACCGACGGTTCGCTGCAAATCGACCAACTGGTCAAGGACAGCACCCACACCCACACCGTGAGCCTGACCAGCACCGGCGGCTCAATCATCGATGGCAACACCGTCGAGCGTAACGTGCAGGGTGGCACCCTGGTGGCGAGCGCCGCCGGCTCCATCGACCTGGACACCGAGGTGGATACCCTCGATGTCGAAGTCACCGACGCCGGTGACATCACGCTTCGCGAAGCGAATGCCGTGACTGCGCGCAACCTCCGCACCGCCAGTGGCGACATCGACCTCAATGCCGGTGGCGCGGTCGTGGTCGGCAGCCTGGACGCCGGTACGGGCCAGATCGACCTGCATGTCGCAGGCGCGGTGGAGGACGATCAGGACAACGCAACCCTGATCATCGCCGATACCCTGAACATCCAGGCGACAGGCAGCGTCGGTGCCGTTGGCAGCAACGCTACCCGCGCGCTGGACACTCAGGTCAACACCGTCAACGTCACCGCCAGCGGCGAGGTCAACCTGGCCGAAGTCGACGACCTGACCATCGGCCTGCTGGAAACCGATCACGGCAACGTGACCGTCACCACGGGCGGCGACCTGAACCTGGGTGCGCTGACCACGGGGACCGACGTAGACACCGTGACCCTGATCGCTGGCCAGGCGATCAATAGCGTGCGTGACGACGAGGCCAGCAACATCGATGCCGCCAACCTGGCCATGAGCGCCGGCAGCGGTATCGGCCAGAGAAAGGGGCTGGCTGTCCGCGTCGATCGTCTCGAAGCCAGCGGCGGTACGGGGGGTATCCTGGTCGCCGACCTCGATGGCGGCCTGACCATCGGCGGCGTGACGCCCAACCTGGGCAACCCGGCCATCCTCGGCCTGAACACCCAGGGCGGCAACATTCTCGTCGGCACCCTGGAGGGCGACCTGACCGTCGACGAGGCGGTCGACAACAGCGGCAGTGGCCAGATAATGCTGGTTGCCGTGGAGGGTGATGTCAGCATTGCCCAGGGCGCGCCTGTCACGGGTAACGGCGATATCGCTGTCATGGCGGGCGGCAACTTGCTGCAGGACGCGACGGTCCAGAGCGTCGATGGCAGCATCTTGCTCCAGGCCGCGGGCGACCTGACCCAGAATGCCCTGGTGAACACCGGTAACGGCAACATCAGCGTGATTGCTGGAGCCGATCTGCTGATGAGCGCCGATACACGCATCGACGGCACCGGCAATGTCACCTACTCGGCAGAGGGCAACGCCAGCCTGCAACAGATCACCACTGGCACCGGCAACCTGTTGCTGTCCGCCGATGGCGACCTGACCCAGAACGCCCTGCTGAACACCGGCAGTGGCAATATCACGGTCAGCTCGGGCGCCGATCTGCTGATGAACGCCGATACACGCATCGACGGCACCGGCAATGTCACCTACTCGGCAGTGGGTGACGCACGCCTGCAACAGATCACCACCGGCACCGGCAACCTGTTGCTGTCCGCCGATGGCGACCTGACCCAGAACGCCCTGCTGAACACTGGCAGTGGCAACATCACGGTCAGCTCAGGCGCAGATCTGCTGATGAACGCCGATACACGCATCGACGGCACCGGCAATGTCACCTACTCGGCAGTGGGGGACGCCAGCCTGCAACGGATCACCACCGGCACCGGCAACCTGCTGCTGTCCGCCGGCGGCGACCTGATCCAGAACGCCCTGCTGAACACCGGCAATGGCAACATCACGGTCGATGCTGGCGCTGATCTGGTCATGCTGGCGAATACACGCATCGACGGTACTGGCGATATCGCCTACAGCGCGGGCGGCGACGCCAGCCTGACGAACCTGTCCACCCAGACCGGCGACATCACGGTCGAGGCCGATGGGGATGTGCAGCAGAGCGGTACCCTGTCTGTTGCCGAGGGCGATGTGAGCGTCAGTGCCGAGGGTGACCTGAGCATGAGCGATGGCGCCTTGGTCGCTGTCGGCCAGGGCAATATCGAGTATGCGGCGGGCGGCGACCTGCTGATCGACGAGCTCTATACGATGGACGGCAATGTCGCCCTGAGCGCTCGCGACGGTCGTATCGACGTGCATGGCGATGCAGACTACAACGTCAGCGCCAAAGGGCTGGTCGCCAGCGCGGGCGAGGGCATCGGTAGCCTGACGAACGCCCTGCGCAGCGACATCGACAACCTGACGGCGAGCACGGTCAATGGCTCGATCATCGTCGATGAAGCCGACGATATCGTGTTGGATAACGTCAGTGCGACCAACGGCAGCATCCAGCTCACGGCCGGCGATATCGAGATCGACCAGCTCGAAGGCGAGCAGATCAACCTGGTGTCGAGCGGTAATGTCAGCACGCTGGCGAACGGTCTGGTCAAGGGCGGCGACCTCTATGTCAACGCCACGACGGGCGTCGACCTGCGCACGGAAGTCGACACCGCCAGCGTTTCGGTCAGTGGTGCGGGTTCGTCGTTGAAACTGGATGAGACGGACGCCATCACCCTGACCAGCCTGATCACGGATGGCGGCGACATCGAAGTGACAGCTGCTGGGCAGATCGGCGTAGGCCACGTGGATGCCGGCACGGGCGATGTGCTGCTGCAGTCGGGTGAAGACATCGTCACGCAGCGTCCAGGTTTGTTCGGTCGTCTGCTGTCTCTGTTCTCGTTACCTGTCGGCGGCATCACCGGTGATCGTATCCAGCTCGAGGCCGCCAGCGGCATCGGCAATGGTACGCAAGGGGCGCTCAGTGTCACGGGCAATACCCTCGACGCCAGCAGCGTGGCCGGCGATATCATCCTGGAGCAGTCCCAGGCTGTGACCCTGGAGCGTGTCACCACCGGCAACGGCAACGTCGATGTAACCGTTCTCGACGGTGATGCGGTCATCGGTGAGGTCAGCGGCAGTGGCTCGGTCAGCCTGACGGCGGACAACGGCCAACTGCTCGACGATGGCGACCAGAGCACCAAGGTCCGTGCCGGAGGCCTTAACCTGGCGGCCAGCACGGGTATCGGTAGCAGTGGTGCCCTGCAGACCCAGGCGACCAGCCTCGACGCGGTGGTCAGTGGAGCGGGCGATATCTTCATCCAGGAACAGGATGGTCTGGATCGCCTGGATGCCAGCACTGCCAACGGCAACGTGCAGGTCGTCAGCAACAGCGGCAACCTCGCCGTGGGGCAGATCGATGCCCAGGGCCACAGTGTGCGCCTGCAGACACTCGATGGCGCGATCCTCGATGCCAATGGCAATACCGCCAGCAACATCAATGCCCAGCGCCTCGACCTGCTCGCTGCGCGCGGTGTCGGCCAGAGCGGCAACGCCCTCGACGTGAACGTGGAAAGCCTGGCGGCCGTTGGCGGTAACGGTGGTATTCGCCTGAACAGCCTGTCGAATGGCGAGCTCAGCCTGTCCTCGCAATCAGGCACCGCGTTGACCGCCAGCCAGGGCGATATCGTCCTGACCGCCGCGGGCGACCTGGGCCTGGATGGCGACATCGAGAACACCGGTGGCGGCAATATCGTGCTGACGGCGGGCAACATCCGCCAGGACGCTGATATCGGCACCAGTGGCAGTGGTAACGTCAGCCTCGACAGCTCCGGCAGCATCATCATGGCCGCCAGCAGCGCGACCCACGCCGGCAACGGCCAGGTTAGCTACAAGGCCGCCAACACCCTGACCGTCGCCGAGGTTCAGACCTCCAGCAATCCGGGTGGTGGCAAGGTGGTGTTCGTGGCGCCGCTGATCCTCGATAACCTGCCGGGCGTGGCGAACGTACGGGCCTGGGAAGTCTCGCTTTCCTCGCAGAACGGCAACAGCGCGCTGATCAAGGAACTCATGGGCGACCTGAACGACTCCTCGCGGGTCGACCTGGGTGCCCGTGTGATTGGCGGTAGCCTGGCGGAAAGCCGCCGCTTCATGGAGGCGCTGTTGCAACCGACCCTGGTCCAGCGCACGCCGACGGAGCAGGTATTCGCTACGGGTCTGCTCAGCGATGCGCAGATCCGGCCGGTACGCGGCTTCGTCGAAGGTGAGAACGGCGTGATGGTCTACAGCAAGTAA